Proteins encoded by one window of Candidatus Marsarchaeota archaeon:
- the hjc gene encoding Holliday junction resolvase Hjc: MHRYVKGARSERELINAFYEKNFSVMRSAGSGVNSLSPDIIVFRGGKGYAFECKAWNRSSLSIEREKYEVLKRWEANTKMNTFIAWRMNSKGWFFIKLDEMKKTEKNYTVTKSTAMGIGRNLGSIIADSEYLEGQKIVLP; the protein is encoded by the coding sequence ATGCACAGATATGTAAAAGGGGCCAGGAGCGAGCGTGAACTGATCAATGCATTCTATGAGAAGAATTTTTCAGTGATGAGAAGCGCAGGCAGCGGCGTGAATTCCCTAAGCCCTGACATAATAGTATTCAGAGGCGGCAAAGGCTACGCGTTCGAGTGCAAGGCCTGGAACAGGTCAAGCCTGTCCATAGAAAGGGAAAAGTACGAAGTGCTGAAGCGCTGGGAGGCGAACACGAAAATGAACACCTTTATCGCATGGAGGATGAATTCCAAGGGCTGGTTCTTCATAAAGCTGGACGAAATGAAAAAGACCGAAAAAAATTATACCGTAACAAAGTCGACCGCCATGGGAATAGGGCGCAATCTGGGAAGCATAATAGCCGATTCGGAATATCTGGAGGGCCAAAAAATCGTATTGCCCTAG
- the dnaG gene encoding DNA primase DnaG — protein sequence MAKTYIDIVKYMVEARFEILGSVEKPDIIGAVFGQTEGLLGADLDLRELQKNGKIGRIEIESASSNNKTYGKLLLPSSLGKVETCILAAAIESVDRVGPFETAFKIEKISDTREEKRVKVINRAKELVKNLLENVIPDSKEISELVESDVKSSTVTHYGPDNLPAGPDIAKSDSIIIVEGRADVVNLLKNDITNCVAVGGATGTIPKTVVDLCGQKDVTLFLDGDRGGDIIFKSISNVAEVDYIARAPDGKEVEELTRKEIIKALRSRVPFEQTAIGKAQAREEHEHEHEGNNHSNHYQPQQKQYQQQRQRYGSQRTQQSYEQQPAQKEEQERSQILSPTQIAHRLSDQTTEPNGHDDAGALTEVEIDKQHQGIAGVENIEFAKKQPPQESEKYISALAELKNTLRGRLYDSSGKLISEVPIRELMQAIQEAPAVSSIVFDGIITQRLVDLANSKSAKAIYGIRASQISRKYDSLFLYTQEG from the coding sequence ATGGCAAAGACTTACATAGACATAGTAAAATACATGGTAGAGGCAAGATTTGAGATTCTTGGCTCTGTAGAAAAGCCTGACATAATAGGCGCGGTTTTCGGCCAAACTGAAGGCCTTCTGGGGGCTGACTTGGACCTCAGGGAGCTGCAGAAGAATGGCAAGATAGGCAGGATAGAAATAGAAAGCGCATCGTCAAACAACAAGACCTACGGCAAGCTGCTTCTTCCTTCATCATTGGGCAAGGTTGAGACCTGCATACTGGCTGCGGCAATAGAATCAGTGGACCGCGTAGGGCCGTTCGAGACCGCCTTTAAGATAGAGAAGATAAGCGACACAAGGGAGGAGAAGCGCGTAAAGGTGATAAACAGGGCCAAGGAGCTGGTCAAGAACCTGCTGGAAAACGTCATACCGGATAGCAAGGAGATAAGCGAGCTTGTGGAATCCGATGTAAAATCCAGCACCGTGACACATTACGGCCCTGACAATCTGCCTGCAGGCCCAGATATAGCAAAAAGCGACAGCATAATAATAGTCGAAGGCAGGGCAGATGTCGTGAACCTTCTGAAAAACGACATAACTAACTGCGTGGCTGTCGGTGGCGCAACCGGCACAATACCAAAGACAGTGGTAGACCTGTGCGGCCAGAAGGACGTCACGCTGTTCCTTGACGGCGACCGCGGCGGCGACATAATATTCAAGAGCATATCAAATGTGGCCGAGGTTGACTATATAGCAAGGGCGCCTGACGGAAAGGAGGTCGAGGAGCTTACAAGAAAGGAGATAATAAAGGCCCTTAGGTCCAGGGTGCCGTTCGAGCAGACTGCAATAGGAAAGGCCCAGGCCAGGGAGGAGCACGAACACGAGCATGAAGGCAACAACCACAGCAACCATTACCAGCCGCAGCAAAAGCAGTACCAGCAGCAAAGGCAGAGGTATGGCTCGCAGCGCACGCAGCAGAGCTATGAGCAGCAGCCTGCCCAGAAGGAAGAGCAGGAGCGCAGCCAGATACTCAGCCCAACGCAGATCGCGCACAGGCTCTCTGACCAAACTACAGAGCCAAATGGGCATGATGATGCTGGCGCCCTCACTGAAGTGGAGATAGACAAGCAGCATCAGGGAATAGCAGGAGTGGAAAACATAGAGTTTGCAAAAAAGCAGCCGCCCCAGGAATCTGAAAAGTACATAAGCGCCCTGGCAGAGCTGAAAAACACGCTGCGCGGCAGGCTTTATGATTCTTCCGGCAAGCTTATAAGCGAGGTGCCGATACGCGAGCTGATGCAAGCGATACAGGAAGCTCCAGCGGTATCATCTATAGTGTTCGACGGGATAATAACACAAAGGCTTGTTGACCTTGCAAATTCCAAGAGTGCGAAGGCAATATACGGCATAAGGGCAAGCCAGATATCTAGGAAATACGATTCGCTATTCCTGTATACGCAGGAGGGCTAG